In Caulobacter segnis ATCC 21756, the sequence GTGATCGGCGTCGTCGCCCTCGTCCAATTCCTCTATGCCGGCTTCCTGTTCGCGCGCCTGGCCTTGCGTATGAAGGCCCAGGCTGGCGCGTCGCCGGCTCCCACCGTTCCAGCCCGAGAGACCCGCATGACCGACGCGACCTCCCCGCCGCCCGGCGCGCCCCAGCCCGAAGACCGCGCCGCCTCGGCCGCCCCGCCGCCCGCCCGGCCCAAGCCGCCGAGCGGCTATGCGATCTTCATCACCGCCACCGTCACCCTGGCGGTGATCCTGCTGATCCTGTTCCTGTGGAAGCTGCCGCCGTTCGGCGGTTCGGTGCAGCGGACGGACAACGCCTATGTGCGCGGCCAGGTCACGGTCGTGGCGCCGCAGCTCAGCGGTTACGTCGTCGGGGTCGCCGCCCAGGACTTCCAGACGGTCCGCAAGGGCCAACCGCTGTTCACGATCGACCAGCGCATCTACGCCCAACGCGTCGATCAGGCCCGCGCCACGCTGGCGGCGCGCGAGGCCGATCTGGCCAACTCCGCCCAGGCGCAAGCCTCGCGCGAAGCGGCCCTGAAGAGCCGCGAGGCCGACATCGGCTCGGCCCAGGCCCAGGTCGAGCGCGCGCGCGCCGACATGGCCCGCGTCGCCGACCTGGCCACCGACGGCTCGGTGTCGCTGCGCGAACGCGACCAGGCCCGCGCCGCCCTGCGCGCCGCCGAGGCCACGCTCGCCTCGGCCAAGGCCGGCCGCGAGATCGCCCGCCAGGACATCCGCTCGGTCGGCGTGTCCCGCGAGGGCCTGGAGGCCGCCGTGGCCGCCGCCAAGGCCGCGCTGCGCCTGGCCGAGATCGATCTTTCCAACACCATCGTCACCGCGCCCGCCGACGGCCAGCTGGGCCAGGTCGGGGTGCGTCATGGCCAGTGGGTGACCGCCGGCACGCAGCTCGTCTCGCTGGTGCCGCCGCAGCGCTGGGTGATCGCCAACTTCAAGGAGCGCCAGTCGGGCCGCATGCGCCCGGGCCAGCCGGCCAGCGTCACGGTCGACGCCCTGGGCGATCAGCGCTTCACGGGTCGGGTCGAGCAGGTCTCGCCCGCCACCGGCTCGGAGTTCAGCATCCTGCCGCCGCAGAACGCCACGGGGAACTTCACCAAGATCGCCCAGCGCCTGCCGGTGCGTATCGTGCTTGACGCCGGCCAGGCCGATCTGGCCCGCCTGCGCCCCGGCATGTCGGTGCAGGCCGAGGTCGACACCGCCGGCAAGGGCCGCCGCTGATGCGCCGCGCCCTGATCGGCCTGGTCGGCCTTGGCGCGCTGACGGCCTGCGCGACGCCAGGCCCGAAGACCGCGCCGCCGGCCTCGGCCGCCGTCGCCCCGCCGGCCGGATGGCGCGCCACCGCGACTGTCTCGGAGGACGCCTCGGTCGCCGACGGGTGGAAGGCGTTCGGCGATCCGCGCCTGTCGGAGCTGGTCGCCGCCGCCCTGGCCTACAACGCCGACCTCGGCGCCGCCGAGGCCCGGGTTCGCGAGGCCGAGGCCCAGAGCCGCCTGGCCGGCGCCGCCCTGCTCCCGTCGGTCAACCTTGGGGCGGGCGTCCAGAAGGAGCGCGACCTCAACGCCTTCGGCCAGCCCAGCACGACCCTGGCGGCCCAGCCCCAGGTCCAGGTCGCCTACGAAGTCGATCTCTGGGGCCGCCTGCGCGCCGCCGACGCCGCCGGACGCGCCAGCCTGCAGGCCAGCCGCGACGCCCGCGACGCCGCGCGCCTGTCGGTCGCCGCCGCGGTGGCGCGGTCCTATGTGGCCCTGTTGTCGCTGGACGCTCAGCTGGCCACCGCCCAAGGGACCCTGGCCTCGCGCCAGGAAGCCGCCGCCCGCGCTCGCCGCCGGGCCCGCGAGGGCGTGACGTCCGATCTGGAACTTCGCCAGGCCGAGGGCGAGCTGGAGGCCGCCGCCCAGCGCGTCCCAGCCCTGGAGCTGGCGATCCGTCGCCAGGAAGGCGCCCTGGCCCTGCTGGTCGGCCAGACCTCGCAAGCCATCCCGCGCGGGACGCTGGCCAGGCTCGTCATCCCGCAACCCTCCGCGCCCCTGCCTTCGTCGCTGTTGAACCGACGACCGGATATCGCCCAGGCCGAGGCCACGCTGGCCGCGTCCGACGCCAGCCTGGCGGCCGCGCGCGCCGCCTTCCTGCCGCAGGTGCGCCTGTCGGCGGCCGGCGGCGTCCTGTCCGTCCAACATGTCGACACCCTGACCGTCTGGACCCTCGGCGCCAGCGCCCTGGCGCCGATCTTCGACGGCGGCCGCCTGCGGGCCCAGTCCGACGCCGCCACGGCCCGCCGCGACCAGGCCGCCTTCGGCTATCGCAAGGCCGTGCTGACCGCCTTCAGCGAGGTCGAGAGCGCGCTCGAAGGGACCGGTCGCCTGGCCGAGCAGGAAGCCGCGGCCGTGCGCCAACGCGCCGCCGCCGCCTCGGCCCTGGACCACGCGCGCAAGCGCTATCAGGCCGGCTATGTCGCCTATCTGGAGGAGCTGGACGCCCAGCGCGGCCTGCTCGCGACCGATCTGGCCCTCTCGCAGGTCCGCGAGGCCCGGCTGCAAAACGCCGTGGCGCTGTATCAGGCGCTGGGGGGCGGGTGGACGGAGACCGGGCGGTAGCGCCTGTCTGGTTTTAGATGAAACCTCTTTCAGCGGTTGAGGAGGCGCGCCGGCCCACCGGCCGCCGGCTCAACATCGCCCCATTGCGACGCATATTTGCAAATGATTTTCATATGCAATATCCAGGCGCTCCTGAGTCGGGAGGAGCGTTCAATGCACGCAACAACATCTTCAACGGTCGCGCGTCGGCTTAAGTTGGCGCGATCCGCGTCTCTCGTCGCGCTGCTGCCGGTGATGGTCCTGCTGCCCTCGGCGACCTCGGCCCAGGAAGCGGCGGCCGACGACAAGGTCGCGGTGGATGAGCTGTTGGTGTACGGGCGTGGAGCGGCCAGGAACACGACGGCGACGGGTCTGGACCTCACGCCGCGAGAGACGCCTCAGTCCCTCAGCATCATCACCCAAGAGCAGATCCAGGATCAGGCCGCGTCCAGGGTGACCGAAGTGCTGGCCTACACGACCGGCGTTTCGGTGAAGGCGGTGGACCGGGGGCGCAACAGCCTGTCCGCGCGAGGCTTCGAGATCACCAACTTCCAGCTCGACGGCGTGCCGTTCGAAACTGGCAATGTCGGGTTGGAGGAAACCAGCACGGCGCTCTATGAGCGGGTCGAGGTCGTGCGCGGCGCGACCGGCCTGATGCAGGGCGCCGGGGAGCCCTCGGCCTCCATCAACCTGGTGCGCAAGCATGCGACCGCGCGCGAGTTCTCGGGCGAACTGACCCTGGAAGCCGGATCCTGGAACCGTTTCTCGGGGACAGCGGACGTGTCGGCCCCTCTAGCCCGCGACGGCGCCGTGCGCGGCCGCTTCGTCGCCGAGGTCTATAATGAGGAGTCCTTCGTCGACCTGGAGCAAAACCAGGGCTTCACCCTGTACGGCGTGATCGACGCCGATCTCGGCGACAAGACGCGCCTCAGCATCGGCGCCAGCCACCAGCGCGACGAGCGCAGCGGCACCCTGTGGGGGCAGTTGCCCTACTGGTACAGCAATGGCGCGCGCACCCACTGGCCGCGCTCGCAGACCAGCGCCGCCAAGTGGAACCAGTGGGACACCATCGAGCAGACCGCGTTCGTCACCCTGGAGCATTCGCTGAACGACCGCTGGTCGATCCGGGGCGACGCCGCCTATCACCGCCAGAAGGAAGACTCCAAGCTGCTCTGGCTGTCGGGCGACCTGGACGCCCAGACCGGCGTCGGGATGAGCGCCTGGCCCTATTGGTACAGGGCCACGCCCGAGCAGTGGAACCTGAACCTCTCGGCGAAAGGCGGCTACAGCCTCTTTG encodes:
- a CDS encoding TonB-dependent siderophore receptor, translated to MARSASLVALLPVMVLLPSATSAQEAAADDKVAVDELLVYGRGAARNTTATGLDLTPRETPQSLSIITQEQIQDQAASRVTEVLAYTTGVSVKAVDRGRNSLSARGFEITNFQLDGVPFETGNVGLEETSTALYERVEVVRGATGLMQGAGEPSASINLVRKHATAREFSGELTLEAGSWNRFSGTADVSAPLARDGAVRGRFVAEVYNEESFVDLEQNQGFTLYGVIDADLGDKTRLSIGASHQRDERSGTLWGQLPYWYSNGARTHWPRSQTSAAKWNQWDTIEQTAFVTLEHSLNDRWSIRGDAAYHRQKEDSKLLWLSGDLDAQTGVGMSAWPYWYRATPEQWNLNLSAKGGYSLFGREHELILGAMYNRLSAGWTNRDPVSVMPDAGDFRRWDGSYPEPTWGERYDSSDLGTTKQAALYGATRFQLLDRLKLIAGARLSYWRRDAEVSRWTPEAVTLKQTNIFTPYAGLIYDLTENLSAYASYTSIFDPQNYKDRNGSYLDPLEGDNYEAGLKVDLMGGRLRASTAIFRVEQNNFPVADDGFLVPGTVDPAYRAAQGTVSKGYEAEVQGQVLDGWDVSVGWSQFSAKDGDGVNVQAHHPRRVFRLSTKYELPGTLDRISLGGSLRWESRPPQTAVNPGTGLTEPVGQPAYVLVNLMGQFKVTDQTSVQLNVDNVFDKTYYSNNAWFAGFVYGEPRRVRVTLRHAF
- a CDS encoding efflux transporter outer membrane subunit is translated as MRRALIGLVGLGALTACATPGPKTAPPASAAVAPPAGWRATATVSEDASVADGWKAFGDPRLSELVAAALAYNADLGAAEARVREAEAQSRLAGAALLPSVNLGAGVQKERDLNAFGQPSTTLAAQPQVQVAYEVDLWGRLRAADAAGRASLQASRDARDAARLSVAAAVARSYVALLSLDAQLATAQGTLASRQEAAARARRRAREGVTSDLELRQAEGELEAAAQRVPALELAIRRQEGALALLVGQTSQAIPRGTLARLVIPQPSAPLPSSLLNRRPDIAQAEATLAASDASLAAARAAFLPQVRLSAAGGVLSVQHVDTLTVWTLGASALAPIFDGGRLRAQSDAATARRDQAAFGYRKAVLTAFSEVESALEGTGRLAEQEAAAVRQRAAAASALDHARKRYQAGYVAYLEELDAQRGLLATDLALSQVREARLQNAVALYQALGGGWTETGR